GCACTGGTTGACCCGACAGATTGGGAAGACTCCTACGATTCGAAGGAAGGTGTGATGATCAACAGCGGATTTATTACAGGTATGGAGGTTAAAGAAGCTATTTCGACCACAATACGAAGGATAGAGGAGATGGGAATAGGCTATGGAAAGGTTAATTTCCGGCTTCGCGATGCTATTTTCAGCCGTCAGCGCTACTGGGGCGAACCTTTTCCGATCTACTATAAAGACGGAATGCCATATGCCATAAGTGAAGACCAACTTCCACTCGAGCTGCCCGATGTAGATGCTTACCTGCCAACTGAAAGTGGAGAACCACCTTTGGCACGGGCTAAAAACTGGAAAAATAATGACGGTCATTCATTGGAAACCAATACAATGCCCGGCTTCGCCGGCTCAAGCGGATATTATCTCCGGTATATGGATCCGCGCAACGATCAGGAATACTTTTCAACGGAAGCCAATGCCTACTGGCAAAACGTTGACCTTTACATGGGCGGGGCCGAGCACGCTACAGGCCACTTAATATATTCCCGTTTCTGGAATAAGTTTCTTTTTGATCTTGGAAAAACGGTAAAAGACGAACCATTTCAGAAACTTATCAACCAGGGAATGATTCAGGGACGTTCCAATTTTGTTTACAGGATAACAGGTACGAATAAATTCGTAAGCTACAATCTCCGCAAAGAATACGAGGTACAACCCATCCACGTTGATGTAAATATCGTTCATAACGACATTCTTGACATTCAGGAATTTATCAAATGGCAACCCCAGTTCGCTGAAGCCGAATTTATTCTCGAAGACGGCAAATATATTTGTGGGTGGGAAGTTGAAAAAATGTCAAAATCGAAATACAACGTCCAGAATCCTGACGATTTGATTGAAAGGTATGGTGCTGACACCCTTCGGCTTTATGAAATGTTTCTGGGGCCTTTGGAACAGTCAAAGCCTTGGGATACCAATGGCATTGAAGGTGTTTTCCGGTTTATGCGCAAACTCTGGAGACTTTACCATGACTTTGACAACAACTTCCTGGTAAATGACAATCCCCCGTCTGCAGCTGAACTAAAAGTACTGCACAATACCATCAGAAAAGTTCAGGATGATATAGAACGCTTCTCGTTTAACACCGCAGTTAGTGCATTTATGATTTGTGTCAATGAACTTACTGAGCTAAAGTGTAATAACCGCAGCATCCTCAGCGAGCTTGCCGTTCTTATTTCGCCTTACGCTCCTCATATTGCAGAAGAACTCTGGAATCTATTGGGCAACAAAGGCAGTGTAACACAGGCAGCGTTCCCTGAATATAATAATTCTTTTACGGTTGAAAATACATTCGAATATCCCGTTTCATTTAACGGGAAAATGCGTTTTAAACTCGAATTACAATTAGGAATTCCGGTTGCTGAAATTGAAAAAGCAGTATTAAATGCTACAGAATCAGCCAAATATCTGGAAGGTAAAACCCCGAAAAAAGTCATCATTGTTCCCGGAAAAATCGTGAATGTCGTTATTTAGAATCTTCTAATTCATTTTATTTGACAGGGATACGGTAATTCGTATCCCTGTTCAGTCTTTGACAAAAACTTTGAATTATCTAATGGGCAGGTGTAAGAAACTTATACACCAGCTACTTTTTAAGCGAATGCTTCACCAAACTATTCTGACAATAGTAAGAGAAAATGATTATTTTTGTCTCACTAAGTCACTCATTTAAAACTTTTTCAATTGAAAAAATTTACTCTCTTTACCATTTCACTACTCGCCTTATCAGTAATTTTAATAAGCTGGGGAGCTACTGGTCACAGCAAAATCAGTGAATCATCTGCCTTATCGTTCAATCAGCAAATGCAGGGTTTTCAAACCTGGATTGGATTTCTGCGCGATCATGCGTCAGATGCAGATTATCGCAAAGCAACTGACCCGACAGAAGGGCCTAAACACTACATTGATATTGACAATTACGACTCTTTCGTTTCTTCAGGAAGAATTCCGCAAACCCTTGACTCTGTGGTAAGCATATATGGGGCAAATTTTGTTGAAGACAACGGAATACTCCCATGGGCAACACTAACTTCATTTGATTCACTTCGCAACTGCCTGCAACGCCTCGATTTTGACAATGCCAAAATTTATGCAGCCGATCTTGGACATTATGTAGCCGATGGCCATATGCCATTGCACATTACCAAAAACTACAACGGTCAGTTGACAGGAAACACAGGAATTCATTCCCGCTATGAATCTACCATGATCAATGCATATATTGCTCAGTTTACCTATCCCGGCCAGGATGCTACTGAAATTTTAAATGTAAACCAATATGTATTTGATTACTTATATGGCAATTACAGCTATTGTGATTCAATTCTGGCGGCTGATAATTATGCCAAATCCCAATCGTCAAACTATTCATCATCCACTTACAAGAATGCATTGTGGAGCAAAAGCAGAAGCTTTACCATTCCCTTGTTTGAACGTGCATCGCATGCTTTGGCTTCGCTTTTATACACCGCATGGATTCAGGCCGGAAGCCCTACTTTAGTCCCAACCGGCACAGATGAAAATTTAACCATAAGCAATGCTGTTCTGCAACAAAACAAACCCAATCCATTTAGATCATCAACACAAATCTCTTACACAATTAAAGAAACTTCAAAAGTACTTTTACAGGTGCATGATATCAATGGCAATATAGTTGACACGCTGGTTAACTCAACCCTGAATAGTGGCGATTATTCCTGTAACTGGACCCCCGCACATTGCAGTACCGGCATCTATTATCTTGTTTTACATTCAGGCAAATTTATTCAGGCCAAAAAAATGGTGTATTCAGGACAGTTTTAATTTGATGTCAATCAGCTTCTTAGAAACGATAACAACTTATTCAAAAAGAATTATAACTCAACACAGTTAATTTTTTGTTGTTTCATTAGTTTTTAACAACTTCATCCTTTTACTTTTGTTGATAGGAATAGCATTCCTTTTGGAACGCTTTTTGCAAAACAAGCTTTAAACGATATTGGGATGAACATCAAATCTGCTTTTGTAAAACTCCTTCTGCTTACTTGTATTCTCATATCAGTAAAACATACAACTATTGCCCAGCCCTTAAGAACCATTGAAAATGCAGCATTCACAACCGGCGAAAAGCTTACATTCAGGGTTTATTACCATTCTTTGGTTACGGGCAAAGTCACAGCAGGAGAAGCAAATCTTGAAATAAAAAAGAATACTGTAAAAAAGAATGGCCGTGATGCTTATCATATTATTGGCTCAGGGCAGTCAAAAGGAGCATTTAACTTCTTTTTTAAAGTAAATGACCGTTTTGAAACTTTTGTTGATGAGCAGGCATTGATTCCCTGGCAATTTACTCGCCGTACCCGTGAAGGTGGGTATAAAAAAGACGATGAAGTCAACTTCAGACAAACCATGGGACTTGCTGTCAGCCGAAATGCTGTTACTAAAATCCCCGAGAATACACAGGACATCCTCTCCGTATTTTACTACGCAAGAACACTAGATGTAACCGGCCTTCAAATGGGCGATTCATTTCCTCTCTCCTTTTTTCTCGATGATTCACTCTATGTTTCTAAGATTGTATATCTGGGCAAAGAAAAGATAAAAACAGAGCTGGGTGAATTTAACTGCTTAAAGTTTAAGCCAATGGTGCTTAAAGGAAATGTATTTAACGAGCCTTACCCCATGCAATTGTGGATTACCGATGACCTTAACCGTTTGCCTGTAATGGTTCAAACAGCCGTTATTGTTGGCTCAGTTAAAATGGAACTCATTGAATACCAGGGGCTGAAAAACCCTTTTAACTCAAAAGTTGCCGTTACCCGAAAATTAAACTAATGCAATCGGAGTAAATTTTTTGACTTCGGTTTATGGAATTTCACGCTAACTCACATCCTGATATCTGAACGTAGTGGCATTTCTTTGCCGGATACAGGGCGTTTTACTGTTATAAAACAATTGAAATATGAGAAATAGACTTTTGCTGATTCTCAGCATAACTGGTATACTTGCTTTTGCAGGTTCTGAAATAGTAAGGCATAATTTAGTGCCTGATTCTCAAAAAATAAAAACCAATATGCAAAATAGCCATGACAATGATGGTATCTGGAAGAAGATAGATTCACTGGCAAATGAAGGCTTGCCACAATCAGCGCTCAGTTTGGTTAATTCAATCTATCAATCTGCAGAAAAAGATGGCAATATGCCCGAATTTCTGAAGGCCTCTATTTATCAGCTAAAACTAAGAAGCGATTTTGAGGAAAATTACATTGAGCACTTTATAGGTGAAACCGAAAAGAATATCGATACAAAAGCGGCTCCGGCCCGACAAGTATTGCACTCAATCCTGGCCGACCTTTACTGGCAATATTACCAGCAGAACCGCTACAAAATACTCGACCAGTCAATAAATCCTTCCAACACATCAACTGATTTGGAAACATGGGATGCCGTCAGATTTGTACAAAAAACATCGGCTCATTACCAGGCATCACTTGAAAACTCTCCCCTATTAAAATCCATTCCACTTAAAATTTTTGACCCTATTTTACAACCCGCTGAAGGATCTAAAAAATTCAGACCGACACTTTTTGATTTTATAGCACATCGCGCTGTTGATTTCTTTAAAGACAACGAAGCTTCAATCACAAGGCCTTTGAATCCTTTCATTATGAAGGACTCTGCCCTGCTGGGAACTACAAATGATTTCATTTCATCAAAAATCCAAACATCCGACACATTATCATTTCATTATCAGGCCATTAGACTGCTGAAGCAAATGGAAGCATTTCACCAGAACGACAAAGATCCTGTTGCGTATATTGATGTTTTGCTCAAAAGAATGGAATTTGTAAGATCCATGATCAATTTGCAGAACAGAGACAGTGTTTACCTTAAAACCCTTACTCAACTTGAGGCCGATTACGCTGACCTGCCGGTTTCGGCCGACATTATTGAGAAAATTGCAGCTTTCTGGTATACCGAAAACATACCATCAAATCTAAAAAGTTCAGTTTTAGAACAAAATGAGCCCGGTAAAAATTACGTTATCGCCCGTCAGTGGTGTTTGAAAGCCATTGAAAAATATCCTGAAAGTGATGGCGCCAAAAACTGCAGAATGATACTAAATGATATTGAAGAACCTTCCGTTAGCTTTATAGTCGATCAGCAGCAAATTGCTGACCAGGCATTTCCGGTTCTTCTCAATTTCAGAAACACAAAAACCATTTGGTTCAGATTGTTAAAACCTGATTATGACAGTAATACCGGCTTCAGACAAGAAGTTTACAGTGAACGGGGCATGGAAAAATATCTTGAAATGAAACCTGTAAAATCATGGAGCCTGACGCTGCCTCCAACCAGTGATTACTTAACACATAGTGTCGAAATAATAATGCCTGCCATTGAATTGGGCTATTATGCCCTGTTGGTTTCAGGAAGCGAAGACTTTAAACAGGGAAGCAACACACTGGCAGTGCAGGATTTCTGGGTAAGTAACATCAGCTACCTGAGCAAACGTAACGACGATGGCTCAGGCCTGTTTTACGTTCTTGATCGTGCATCGGGCAAACCACTTCAGGATGTTACCGTTCAATCCTTTACACGAGAATATGATTCCCGCAGCCGTAGTTACATCCGCAAACACAAAGAGGTTTATAAAACGCTTTCTGATGGTTCATTTATTATTAAAACTGCTGACGCAAAAGACAATGCTACCCTTTCTTTTGATTTTAAATTGAAAAACGATCGGCTGGTCGCTGAAAATTATTTCTCGCGTTACCGAAATTATGAATCAATGAAAGGAGAAAAATTAAATACTTTTTTCTTTACAGACAGAGCTATTTACCGGCCGGGACAGATTGTGTATTTTAAAGGAATTGTTGTTGGTAAAGAAGGCGAAGTGAACAGGATTGTTGCAGGCGAACAGTCAACTGTTAACCTCTTCGATGTAAATGGACAGAAACTTTCATCTATTGACGTTTCATCCAATGAATTTGGCTCATTCAGTGGATCATTTGTTTTACCGGCTTCTTTACTTGGCGGACAATTCCGAATTGAAAATGGAACAGGAAGCACTTTCATCAATGTTGAAGAATACAAAAGACCAAAATTTGAAGTTCAATTTCAGCCCATTGCCGGAAACTACCGCCTGAATGAAACAGTAACCTTAACCGGAAAAGCTGAAAGCTATACAGGTGTGCCTGTTACCGGAGCAAATGTCAGCTACAGGATTATTCGTGCTGCGTCATTTCCGTTTATGCGCTATGGTTACAGGCTTTGGCCCGGCCATTTACCCGAAAGTGAAATTGCCAATGGACAGCTGACAACTCTTTCAGACGGCACATTTGAACTGAAATTTAATGCCCTCCCCGACCCTTCTGATTTTGGCGACCTCGACCCTGTTTATCACTACACCGTTTTTGTTGATGTAACTGACCTGAACGGAGAAACCCATTCTGCTGTAACATCGGTTCCGGTAAGTTCAAAAAACCTGCTAATTGCACTGGATATGCCGTTGACCATTAACCGTGATAATGATCCCACATTCAGATTATCATCTACAAATCTGAACGGCAAAAGTATTCCTGCCGAAATTAAAATTGAAGCCTACAAACTTAAACAACACGACAGAATTACCCGAAAACGGAACTGGGAAGCTCCGGATATGACACTTTATGAGCGAGAAGAGTTTATAAAACAATTGCCTTCCGATTTATACATGAATGAAAACGAACAGGCTTTAAACAAAGATAAATCCGTTTATCAGAGCACTGTAAATACAACTACCGACAGTGTCTTAACCATTTCAGGCCTTTCGAAATGGGAGCCCGGAAAATATCTGATCACGCTAAGTGCTACCGATGCATATGGCCAAAAAGTAAACTCAGATAAAGAGATTGTGGTCTTTTCCGCTGAATCAAAAAAAGTTCCGGTTAAACAAGCTTTATGGTGCAGCTTGCTTACACCGGAAGTAAAGGCTGGTAACAATATCAGGCTGCTTGCCGGAAGTGCGGTTAAAAACGCGCAATTGCTCTACGAAGTACAGCTTAAAGGAAAAACAGTAAAACAAGAATGGATAAACCTGTCACAGGAGCAAAAACAGCTTGATTTCAATGTACCTTCAGATTTCTCAGGAACCGTAGACATCAGTTTAACTATGGTATACGACAACAGAAGTGAAAGTTTTATCACTTCTGTAAATGTACCTGACAAAAGGCATGAACTGAATATAGCGTTTGAGTCATTTCGCAGCCCGCTGTTACCAGGTGGAACAGAAAAGTGGAAGCTTAAAATTACCAACCCCGATGGCCAACCCTTGTCAGCAGAACTACTCACAACCATGTACGATGCTTCACTTGATGCCTTTGCCCCTCTCAACTGGCCTTTCAGTATTTATGAAAAATGGTATGAAGCCACTTTCTGGGAAAAAAGTCATGCATTTGAAACTGCTTTCAGTTTTGTTTCCCGGGACCGTCGTTTTGATAGAAATCAGTTAGTTTTCAGACAATACGATCAGTTAAACTGGTTCGGTTATAACATGTTTGGAAGAGGCTTTAATGGCCGGGGTCTTAAGGGTGGATTCTTACAACCAGAGGCAATGGCAAAGGTTGACAATGTAATG
The genomic region above belongs to Lentimicrobiaceae bacterium and contains:
- a CDS encoding T9SS type A sorting domain-containing protein, whose protein sequence is MKKFTLFTISLLALSVILISWGATGHSKISESSALSFNQQMQGFQTWIGFLRDHASDADYRKATDPTEGPKHYIDIDNYDSFVSSGRIPQTLDSVVSIYGANFVEDNGILPWATLTSFDSLRNCLQRLDFDNAKIYAADLGHYVADGHMPLHITKNYNGQLTGNTGIHSRYESTMINAYIAQFTYPGQDATEILNVNQYVFDYLYGNYSYCDSILAADNYAKSQSSNYSSSTYKNALWSKSRSFTIPLFERASHALASLLYTAWIQAGSPTLVPTGTDENLTISNAVLQQNKPNPFRSSTQISYTIKETSKVLLQVHDINGNIVDTLVNSTLNSGDYSCNWTPAHCSTGIYYLVLHSGKFIQAKKMVYSGQF
- a CDS encoding DUF3108 domain-containing protein, translated to MNIKSAFVKLLLLTCILISVKHTTIAQPLRTIENAAFTTGEKLTFRVYYHSLVTGKVTAGEANLEIKKNTVKKNGRDAYHIIGSGQSKGAFNFFFKVNDRFETFVDEQALIPWQFTRRTREGGYKKDDEVNFRQTMGLAVSRNAVTKIPENTQDILSVFYYARTLDVTGLQMGDSFPLSFFLDDSLYVSKIVYLGKEKIKTELGEFNCLKFKPMVLKGNVFNEPYPMQLWITDDLNRLPVMVQTAVIVGSVKMELIEYQGLKNPFNSKVAVTRKLN
- a CDS encoding leucine--tRNA ligase, encoding MDYNFRDIEKKWQKAWAENKTYKTEIDHSKPKFYVLDMFPYPSGAGLHVGHPLGYIASDIYARFKRLKGFNVLHPMGYDAYGLPAEQYAIQTGTHPAVTTEKNIARYREQLDKIGFSYDWDREVRTSDPAYYKWTQWTFIQLFNSWYNNETQKAEPLEKLISAFNHSGNQNIHAACSETSPFTASDWNAMNEKEQQELLMNYRLAYLADTMVNWCPALGTVLANDEVSDGFSVRGGHPVERKTMKQWLLRITAYADRLLEGLERVDWSESIKEIQRNWIGRSEGCSAEFAIKDFDQKLEIFTTRADTMFGVTFMVLAPEHPFVSEITTSDCREKVENYVQWAKNRSERERMTEVKKVSGEFTGAYAINPLNGEEIPIWVADYVLMGYGTGAIMAVPGHDSRDFAFARHFNLPVIQVVTRKGEALVDPTDWEDSYDSKEGVMINSGFITGMEVKEAISTTIRRIEEMGIGYGKVNFRLRDAIFSRQRYWGEPFPIYYKDGMPYAISEDQLPLELPDVDAYLPTESGEPPLARAKNWKNNDGHSLETNTMPGFAGSSGYYLRYMDPRNDQEYFSTEANAYWQNVDLYMGGAEHATGHLIYSRFWNKFLFDLGKTVKDEPFQKLINQGMIQGRSNFVYRITGTNKFVSYNLRKEYEVQPIHVDVNIVHNDILDIQEFIKWQPQFAEAEFILEDGKYICGWEVEKMSKSKYNVQNPDDLIERYGADTLRLYEMFLGPLEQSKPWDTNGIEGVFRFMRKLWRLYHDFDNNFLVNDNPPSAAELKVLHNTIRKVQDDIERFSFNTAVSAFMICVNELTELKCNNRSILSELAVLISPYAPHIAEELWNLLGNKGSVTQAAFPEYNNSFTVENTFEYPVSFNGKMRFKLELQLGIPVAEIEKAVLNATESAKYLEGKTPKKVIIVPGKIVNVVI